A section of the Phaseolus vulgaris cultivar G19833 chromosome 8, P. vulgaris v2.0, whole genome shotgun sequence genome encodes:
- the LOC137824156 gene encoding non-specific lipid-transfer protein-like produces MASVKVACVVVMFMAVVSAPMMVQAVTCNDVIMQLTPCLPYLMNGGGASAGCCSGVRNLLGAAGTTADKQTVCNCLKNAAGRFNINDQYAQALPGVCHVNVPYKISRSTNCANIRF; encoded by the coding sequence ATGGCCAGCGTGAAGGTTGCATGCGTGGTTGTAATGTTCATGGCTGTGGTGAGTGCACCTATGATGGTGCAGGCCGTTACATGCAACGATGTGATAATGCAACTCACACCGTGCCTACCTTACTTGATGAATGGTGGAGGGGCTTCAGCAGGGTGTTGTAGCGGAGTGAGGAACCTTCTGGGTGCTGCGGGAACCACCGCTGACAAACAAACTGTCTGCAACTGTCTCAAAAATGCTGCTGGCAGGTTTAACATCAATGACCAGTATGCTCAGGCACTCCCTGGCGTCTGCCATGTCAATGTCCCTTACAAGATCAGCCGCTCGACCAACTGTGCAAA